A region from the Sandaracinus amylolyticus genome encodes:
- a CDS encoding alpha-2-macroglobulin family protein, which translates to MVLVAGVLLVLGVIIALIPSGSRRSATLRDAPWQALDGISQFPPPEPEVPPATPLAPLLVADAPDALAILSPREGATRVERGETLLVRFNRPMVRGSEVGRALEHAPVSFEPAVAGSWRWATRSSLLFTPAVTAFDRNVEASLVVEEELASLDGDALYDDTPRVIVFDGSPRLVGHQPSVAEGEPLALTFDAQVSAAELAQEIFAWEVEGRRPIPLRITAGGFEPTTAEDAPQRFRVDLALGRPLEAGAQIAVALAPRWSGYGGSYPRVVQFALAPRPRFTGIGCEESRWGTARCTFTEDPGQIVDIGPALRLLASERLAALSPSDVRVAPALRDVDVRVEGQGAEQGRVVAIRGEWEPDQVYEVRLGAVQTEGGDRVVPLAPLAVRSAGHPPTVQAPGGTLVYEQDAPIALHVRGIHVDEGRALVRTVPEGREVDALVSPASFVAAEPIEIALPTILPDARANRWGRGTLDARDASGGAHMMVVAFQPGARGTASDLQAAFVQSTDLGVTAEALDRGVLVWVSSIARATAIEGARVELRNVSGGLVAEATTDANGAAWVRSDGRRGSTIQWSPLAETTMIVVRAAGDRAVLQLDPRRGVGPGALGVPQSGGAPDEDEGVVRATVIADRGAYRPGEPMSVLAIARRMEGASATPPSDRPVRFRLMGGSETPIAEASTRLERGQADASWTLPEGVMLGTHRLELIDTQGASLGSTNVTIAEFRQPRFSVDLAAPSGDVHGGDALSIAATARYLFGAPLEGATMRWSIAREGVAPVPVRWSEYAFGPASGAARAGTLAEGEATLDREGAATLGAEVSLASPVRTRLRVEAEVTDATGQTTSASRSIVAYPASFEVGVRRPRSWVGLGSELAIDAIAIDHAGEPVAARAIEARFVREGWHGWWEWHDGAEQEDEGAYQLRRGQRRDVAHTCDLESALEPVRCAFTPARAGTYVLEVEGRDEAGRTTLAQTRVYVAGPDEHPDRDPPGAPIALTPAREEWSVGEEAELAFESPWEGAEALIAVHHGSLLSLERRRVGAGGQVVRVALTDAMVPNVFVTVALVRPRTGEPGERIDLNAPDLRFGSASVRVRPRTSRLEVAIETEGAARPGTRMPIAVHVRDEEGHDVRGARVALWAVDEGTLRLTGYQTPDATGGLFVERGAAFALEDLRRALVSRIDPSIEAEASGDGGYAEGAMDLEERERFDPTPLWAPRLVTGADGVARAELELPARPTEYRVMAIAIDDGLRRGRASAWVVAEQPLVVRAAFPRFATEGDRFEAVAFVHNAGEREITAQVRFHVGGEAREARTITIAAGGEARVSEPIAATSVGVMPLRVEASASVDREPVAHEDGARVPVVPAARWVRRRAVVGGSGERALDLAFGQSPRGELRVAVASHPFVGLDGALDALDESGWGGTEVEASRLLAIASYLRMSEGLRRGGRDEAELRSRAARAIDAIMRTRTIDGGFARWSADEGTQPHETVLALRALIEAQRAGLRVPEGVREAGLRRVEQLVEMGAFGETYGRAGQESWALALRLLGEAGTRGGPLDALYEQREFASPASLAWLALALPEGNRRRETALALAVHRLFPELEIAGLESSARSNAGAPRAVYVEHDVAAIAAVLEAASIVDGGEQWIRELATELLRIGGARQDGLGAPTDVAAAMAALSACAQRFGREGDPLDASLVIGDGAIEARVRGDEGALFDVPWSRVQGARRLLARGGGAEDPIFVALDARWAVPIGEADDVARGRAVALHRVLETAAGTPIEPGARIPLGTMIRVRLFVHVENGTSDRVAVRDPLGAGLESVDAGLRTTPHASLMALLGASPDDDATDARGFHAMRTLSYVEHRRFDVHATTFYLSSLPPGLHELTYAVRATTPGEFVVPPASVEALRDDAFVGRSTALRVIVE; encoded by the coding sequence GTGGTCCTGGTCGCGGGTGTGCTCCTCGTGCTCGGCGTGATCATCGCGCTGATCCCGAGCGGCAGCCGGCGCTCCGCGACGCTCCGGGACGCGCCGTGGCAGGCGCTCGACGGCATCTCGCAGTTCCCGCCGCCCGAGCCGGAGGTCCCGCCCGCGACGCCGCTGGCGCCGCTCTTGGTCGCCGACGCGCCCGACGCGCTCGCGATCCTCTCGCCGCGTGAAGGCGCGACGCGCGTGGAGCGCGGCGAGACGCTGCTCGTGCGCTTCAACCGCCCGATGGTGCGCGGCTCCGAGGTCGGTCGTGCGCTCGAGCATGCGCCCGTCTCGTTCGAGCCCGCGGTCGCGGGCAGCTGGCGATGGGCGACGCGCAGCAGCCTGCTGTTCACGCCCGCGGTGACGGCGTTCGATCGCAACGTCGAGGCCTCGCTCGTCGTCGAGGAGGAGCTCGCCTCGCTCGACGGCGACGCGCTCTACGACGACACGCCGCGCGTCATCGTGTTCGACGGATCGCCGCGCCTCGTCGGGCACCAGCCGAGCGTCGCGGAGGGCGAGCCGCTCGCGCTCACGTTCGACGCGCAGGTCTCGGCCGCGGAGCTCGCGCAGGAGATCTTCGCGTGGGAGGTCGAAGGCCGACGTCCGATCCCGCTGCGCATCACCGCGGGCGGCTTCGAGCCCACGACGGCCGAGGACGCGCCGCAGCGCTTCCGCGTCGATCTCGCGCTCGGTCGTCCGCTCGAGGCGGGCGCGCAGATCGCGGTCGCGCTCGCGCCGCGCTGGAGCGGCTACGGAGGGTCGTACCCGCGCGTCGTGCAGTTCGCCCTCGCGCCGCGCCCGCGCTTCACCGGGATCGGCTGCGAGGAGAGCCGCTGGGGCACCGCGCGCTGCACGTTCACCGAGGATCCCGGGCAGATCGTCGACATCGGGCCGGCGCTGCGGCTGCTCGCGAGCGAGCGTCTCGCCGCGCTCTCGCCGAGCGACGTGCGCGTGGCGCCCGCGCTGCGCGACGTCGACGTGCGCGTCGAGGGGCAGGGCGCGGAGCAGGGGCGCGTCGTCGCGATCCGCGGCGAGTGGGAGCCCGATCAGGTCTACGAGGTGCGCCTCGGCGCGGTGCAGACCGAGGGCGGAGATCGCGTGGTGCCGCTCGCGCCGCTCGCGGTGCGGAGCGCGGGTCACCCGCCCACCGTGCAGGCGCCGGGCGGCACGCTCGTGTACGAGCAGGACGCGCCGATCGCGCTGCACGTGCGCGGCATCCACGTCGACGAGGGACGCGCGCTCGTGCGCACCGTGCCCGAGGGGCGCGAGGTCGACGCGCTCGTGTCCCCCGCGTCGTTCGTCGCGGCGGAGCCGATCGAGATCGCGCTCCCGACGATCCTCCCGGACGCACGCGCGAACCGCTGGGGGCGCGGCACGCTCGACGCGCGCGACGCGAGCGGCGGCGCGCACATGATGGTGGTCGCGTTCCAGCCTGGCGCGCGCGGGACGGCGTCGGATCTGCAGGCGGCGTTCGTGCAGTCGACCGATCTCGGCGTCACCGCGGAGGCGCTCGATCGCGGCGTGCTCGTGTGGGTGAGCTCGATCGCGCGCGCGACGGCGATCGAGGGCGCGCGCGTCGAGCTGCGGAACGTCTCGGGCGGGCTCGTCGCGGAGGCGACGACCGACGCGAACGGCGCGGCGTGGGTGCGCAGCGATGGGCGGCGCGGATCGACGATCCAGTGGAGCCCGCTCGCGGAGACCACGATGATCGTGGTGCGCGCGGCCGGTGATCGCGCGGTGCTGCAGCTCGATCCGCGGCGCGGCGTGGGGCCTGGCGCGCTCGGGGTTCCGCAGAGCGGTGGCGCGCCCGACGAGGACGAGGGCGTGGTGCGCGCGACGGTGATCGCGGATCGCGGTGCGTACCGCCCGGGCGAGCCGATGTCGGTGCTCGCGATCGCGCGCCGCATGGAGGGTGCGAGCGCGACCCCGCCGAGCGATCGCCCGGTTCGGTTCCGGCTGATGGGCGGCAGCGAGACGCCGATCGCCGAGGCGAGCACGCGGCTCGAGCGTGGCCAGGCCGACGCGAGCTGGACGCTGCCCGAGGGCGTGATGCTCGGAACGCATCGACTCGAGCTGATCGATACCCAGGGGGCATCGCTCGGATCGACGAACGTCACGATCGCCGAGTTCCGCCAGCCGCGCTTCAGTGTCGATCTCGCGGCGCCGAGCGGCGACGTGCACGGCGGTGACGCGCTCTCGATCGCGGCGACCGCGCGCTACCTCTTCGGCGCGCCGCTCGAGGGCGCGACGATGCGGTGGTCGATCGCGCGCGAGGGCGTGGCGCCGGTGCCGGTGCGGTGGAGCGAGTACGCGTTCGGTCCGGCGTCGGGCGCGGCGCGGGCGGGCACGCTGGCGGAGGGCGAAGCGACGCTCGATCGCGAGGGCGCGGCGACGCTCGGCGCGGAGGTCTCGCTCGCGTCGCCGGTGCGCACGCGCTTGCGCGTCGAGGCCGAGGTCACGGACGCGACGGGACAGACCACGAGCGCGTCGCGCTCGATCGTCGCGTACCCGGCGAGCTTCGAGGTCGGCGTGCGGCGGCCGCGCTCGTGGGTCGGCCTCGGGAGCGAGCTCGCGATCGACGCGATCGCGATCGATCACGCGGGCGAGCCGGTCGCGGCGCGCGCGATCGAGGCGCGCTTCGTGCGCGAGGGCTGGCACGGCTGGTGGGAGTGGCACGACGGCGCGGAGCAGGAGGACGAGGGCGCGTACCAGCTGCGCCGCGGTCAGCGTCGCGACGTCGCGCACACGTGCGATCTCGAGAGCGCGCTCGAGCCGGTGCGCTGCGCGTTCACGCCGGCGCGCGCCGGTACGTACGTGCTCGAGGTCGAGGGACGCGACGAGGCCGGGCGCACGACGCTCGCGCAGACGCGCGTGTACGTCGCGGGGCCCGACGAGCACCCGGATCGTGATCCGCCGGGCGCGCCGATCGCGCTCACGCCGGCGCGCGAGGAGTGGAGCGTCGGCGAGGAGGCGGAGCTCGCGTTCGAGTCGCCCTGGGAGGGCGCGGAGGCGCTGATCGCGGTGCACCACGGCTCGCTGCTCTCGTTGGAGCGTCGTCGCGTCGGCGCGGGTGGTCAGGTGGTGCGCGTGGCGCTCACCGACGCGATGGTGCCGAACGTGTTCGTGACGGTCGCGCTCGTTCGTCCGCGCACGGGTGAGCCGGGCGAACGCATCGATCTCAACGCGCCCGATCTGCGGTTCGGGAGCGCGAGCGTGCGCGTTCGTCCGCGCACGTCGCGGCTCGAGGTCGCGATCGAGACCGAGGGCGCGGCGCGCCCCGGCACGCGCATGCCGATCGCGGTGCACGTGCGCGACGAAGAGGGACACGACGTGCGCGGCGCGCGCGTCGCGCTGTGGGCCGTCGACGAGGGCACGCTGCGCCTCACCGGGTACCAGACGCCCGACGCGACGGGCGGGCTCTTCGTCGAGCGCGGCGCGGCGTTCGCGCTCGAGGATCTGCGTCGCGCGCTGGTCTCGCGGATCGATCCGTCGATCGAAGCGGAGGCGAGCGGCGACGGTGGGTACGCGGAGGGCGCGATGGATCTCGAGGAGCGCGAGCGCTTCGATCCGACGCCGCTCTGGGCGCCGCGGCTCGTCACCGGTGCGGATGGAGTCGCGCGCGCCGAGCTCGAGCTGCCGGCGCGCCCGACCGAGTACCGCGTGATGGCGATCGCGATCGACGACGGCTTGCGTCGCGGGCGTGCGTCGGCGTGGGTCGTCGCGGAGCAGCCGCTCGTCGTGCGCGCCGCGTTCCCGCGCTTCGCGACCGAGGGCGATCGCTTCGAGGCGGTCGCGTTCGTGCACAACGCGGGGGAGCGCGAGATCACCGCGCAGGTACGGTTCCACGTCGGCGGGGAGGCGCGCGAGGCGCGCACGATCACGATCGCCGCGGGCGGCGAGGCGCGGGTGAGCGAGCCGATCGCGGCGACGAGCGTCGGCGTGATGCCGCTCCGGGTCGAGGCGAGCGCGAGCGTCGACCGCGAGCCCGTCGCGCACGAGGACGGCGCGCGCGTCCCGGTCGTGCCCGCTGCGCGATGGGTGCGTCGTCGCGCGGTCGTCGGTGGCAGCGGCGAGCGCGCGCTCGATCTCGCGTTCGGGCAGAGCCCGCGCGGCGAGCTGCGCGTCGCGGTCGCGTCGCATCCGTTCGTCGGGCTCGACGGCGCGCTCGACGCGCTGGACGAGAGCGGGTGGGGCGGCACCGAGGTCGAGGCGTCGCGCTTGCTCGCGATCGCGAGCTACCTGCGCATGTCGGAGGGGCTGCGTCGCGGCGGTCGGGACGAGGCGGAGCTGCGATCGCGGGCGGCGCGCGCGATCGACGCGATCATGCGCACGCGCACCATCGACGGAGGGTTCGCGCGATGGAGCGCCGACGAGGGCACTCAGCCGCACGAGACGGTGCTCGCGCTGCGCGCGCTGATCGAGGCGCAGCGCGCGGGGCTGCGCGTCCCCGAGGGCGTGCGCGAGGCCGGGCTGCGCCGTGTCGAGCAGCTCGTCGAGATGGGCGCGTTCGGTGAGACGTACGGGCGAGCGGGCCAGGAGAGCTGGGCGCTCGCGCTGCGCCTGCTGGGCGAAGCGGGCACGCGCGGTGGGCCGCTCGACGCGCTCTACGAGCAGCGCGAATTCGCGTCGCCGGCGTCGCTCGCGTGGCTCGCGCTCGCGCTGCCCGAGGGCAATCGTCGTCGCGAGACGGCGCTCGCGCTCGCCGTGCACCGGCTCTTCCCGGAGCTCGAGATCGCAGGGCTCGAGTCGAGCGCACGGTCGAACGCGGGCGCGCCGCGCGCGGTGTACGTCGAGCACGACGTCGCGGCGATCGCCGCGGTGCTCGAGGCCGCGTCGATCGTCGACGGCGGAGAGCAGTGGATCCGCGAGCTCGCGACGGAGCTGCTGCGGATCGGCGGCGCGCGACAGGACGGGCTCGGCGCGCCGACGGACGTCGCGGCCGCGATGGCCGCGCTCTCCGCGTGCGCGCAGCGCTTCGGGCGCGAGGGTGATCCGCTCGACGCATCGCTCGTGATCGGCGATGGCGCGATCGAGGCGCGCGTGCGCGGCGACGAGGGCGCTCTCTTCGACGTGCCGTGGTCGCGGGTGCAGGGCGCGCGCCGGCTGCTCGCGCGCGGTGGGGGCGCGGAGGATCCGATCTTCGTCGCGCTCGATGCGCGGTGGGCGGTGCCGATCGGCGAGGCGGACGACGTCGCGCGCGGTCGCGCGGTCGCGCTCCATCGTGTGCTCGAGACCGCGGCGGGCACGCCGATCGAGCCGGGCGCGCGCATCCCGCTCGGCACGATGATCCGGGTGCGGCTCTTCGTGCACGTGGAGAACGGAACGTCGGATCGCGTCGCGGTGCGCGATCCGCTCGGCGCCGGGCTCGAGAGCGTCGACGCGGGGCTGCGCACGACGCCGCACGCGTCGCTCATGGCGCTGCTCGGCGCGAGCCCCGACGACGACGCGACCGACGCGCGCGGGTTCCACGCGATGCGCACGCTCTCGTACGTCGAGCACCGGCGCTTCGACGTGCACGCGACGACCTTCTATCTGTCGTCGCTGCCGCCGGGGCTGCACGAGCTGACGTACGCGGTGCGCGCGACCACGCCGGGCGAGTTCGTCGTGCCGCCCGCGTCGGTCGAGGCCCTGCGCGACGATGCGTTCGTGGGGCGGAGCACCGCGCTTCGCGTGATCGTCGAATGA
- a CDS encoding transglycosylase domain-containing protein, which translates to MKAARWRIARRGLALAVGLALAAWIGLPDPLIETSRFLHYEDSVEIADRHGAPLRFARSGASDRRWVPLASMSRDLIDAVVAVEDQRFWEHEGVDVRGTFRALVFNFVPGYRWSGASTITQQLVKLVYGRPHGVASKGVEIARALALERTFSKDEILEQYLNRLPYGNGIEGVERASQAYFGHSASELTLSEAALLAGIPQAPSATEPRRHLPRAMRRRALVLSRLEALGLRSAEEIAAARADEVRVVPTPPRPWRAARFVDVVQRERARGALIARGGSLRTSLDLALQDRAEQLLEARVRELAPRGVENGAAIVIANASGEVLAYVGAARRGHDAPGGALDLLRAPRQPGSTLKPFVYGLLFERGGTAASVLDDVATPMTGRAGVLYAPRDYDGTERGPVRARVALSSSLNLAALDAARRVGPDRVLARLEALGVRDVPSVEEVGAAAVLGGVDVRAVELAEAYVALARGGTRVPLRCVPGAIEEGTEVMPADAAAIVRDILADGRARAQAFGSDLHVESEGLEIALKTGTSTGFRDAWAAVFDDRVTVLVWLGDPDGGATRAVSGFEGAAPVAARLFAAAHARVASLGATVETSVREDVALQHASICAHTGLLAGARCHAVVTERFTAGTTPTRTCDAHAEDGALLLPPRYAEWIARVRPADVRVRTSEGSTLVTAPVVVHPRAGARMLADPRRGETRIPLRATIAGALADDVEWEIDGAVWREPTWPLRPGEHRFVARARGLRSDEARITVE; encoded by the coding sequence ATGAAGGCAGCACGGTGGCGCATCGCGCGGCGTGGGCTCGCGCTCGCCGTCGGGCTCGCGCTCGCCGCGTGGATCGGACTGCCCGATCCGCTGATCGAGACCTCGCGCTTCCTGCACTACGAGGACTCGGTCGAGATCGCGGATCGTCACGGCGCGCCGCTGCGCTTCGCGCGCAGCGGCGCGTCCGATCGCCGCTGGGTCCCGCTCGCGTCGATGTCGCGCGACCTGATCGACGCGGTCGTCGCCGTCGAGGATCAGCGCTTCTGGGAGCACGAGGGCGTCGACGTGCGGGGCACGTTCCGCGCGCTCGTCTTCAACTTCGTGCCTGGCTACCGCTGGAGCGGCGCGTCGACGATCACGCAGCAGCTCGTGAAGCTCGTGTACGGAAGGCCGCACGGCGTCGCGTCGAAGGGCGTCGAGATCGCGCGGGCGCTCGCGCTCGAGCGCACGTTCTCGAAGGACGAGATCCTCGAGCAGTACCTGAACCGTCTGCCTTACGGGAACGGCATCGAGGGCGTGGAGCGCGCGAGCCAGGCGTACTTCGGGCACTCGGCGTCGGAGCTCACGCTGTCCGAGGCGGCGCTGCTCGCGGGGATCCCGCAGGCGCCGAGCGCGACCGAGCCGCGCCGTCATCTGCCGCGCGCGATGCGACGCCGCGCGCTCGTGCTCTCGCGGCTCGAGGCGCTCGGGCTGCGGAGCGCCGAGGAGATCGCGGCTGCGCGCGCCGACGAAGTGCGGGTCGTGCCGACGCCACCGCGGCCCTGGCGCGCTGCGCGGTTCGTCGACGTCGTGCAGCGCGAGCGCGCGCGCGGCGCGCTGATCGCGCGCGGAGGATCGCTGCGCACGTCGCTCGATCTCGCGCTCCAGGATCGTGCGGAGCAGCTGCTCGAGGCCCGGGTGCGCGAGCTCGCCCCGCGCGGCGTGGAGAACGGCGCCGCGATCGTGATCGCGAACGCGAGCGGCGAGGTGCTCGCCTACGTCGGCGCGGCGCGCCGCGGCCACGACGCGCCCGGCGGAGCGCTCGATCTCCTGCGCGCGCCGCGTCAGCCCGGCTCGACCCTGAAGCCGTTCGTCTACGGCTTGCTCTTCGAGCGCGGCGGCACCGCGGCGAGCGTGCTCGACGACGTCGCGACGCCGATGACCGGACGCGCCGGCGTGCTCTACGCGCCGCGCGACTACGACGGGACCGAGCGCGGCCCGGTGCGCGCGCGGGTCGCGCTCTCGTCGTCGCTCAACCTCGCGGCGCTCGATGCCGCGCGGCGCGTGGGCCCCGATCGCGTGCTCGCGCGGCTCGAGGCGCTCGGCGTGCGTGACGTGCCGAGCGTCGAGGAGGTGGGCGCGGCGGCGGTGCTCGGCGGTGTCGACGTGCGCGCGGTCGAGCTCGCGGAGGCGTACGTGGCGCTCGCGCGTGGCGGCACGCGCGTCCCGCTGCGCTGCGTCCCCGGTGCGATCGAAGAGGGCACCGAGGTCATGCCCGCGGACGCAGCCGCGATCGTGCGCGACATCCTCGCCGACGGCCGCGCCCGCGCGCAGGCGTTCGGCTCCGATCTGCACGTCGAGTCGGAGGGCCTCGAGATCGCGCTGAAGACCGGCACCTCGACGGGCTTCCGCGACGCGTGGGCCGCCGTGTTCGACGATCGCGTGACCGTGCTCGTGTGGCTCGGCGATCCCGACGGCGGCGCCACGCGCGCGGTGTCGGGCTTCGAAGGCGCGGCTCCGGTCGCGGCGCGTCTCTTCGCGGCCGCGCACGCGCGCGTCGCGTCGCTCGGCGCGACGGTCGAGACGAGCGTGCGCGAGGACGTCGCGCTCCAGCACGCGTCGATCTGCGCGCACACCGGGCTCCTCGCGGGCGCGCGGTGCCACGCCGTCGTGACCGAGCGCTTCACCGCGGGCACCACGCCCACGCGCACCTGCGATGCGCACGCGGAGGACGGCGCGCTCCTGCTCCCGCCGCGCTACGCCGAGTGGATCGCGCGCGTGCGTCCCGCCGACGTCCGCGTCCGAACGAGCGAGGGCTCCACGCTCGTGACGGCGCCGGTGGTCGTTCATCCGCGCGCGGGCGCGCGAATGCTCGCCGATCCACGCCGTGGCGAGACCCGCATCCCGCTGCGCGCGACCATCGCGGGCGCGCTCGCCGACGACGTCGAGTGGGAGATCGACGGCGCGGTCTGGCGCGAGCCCACGTGGCCGCTGCGCCCTGGCGAGCATCGCTTCGTCGCGCGTGCCCGGGGGCTCCGCAGCGACGAAGCGCGCATCACCGTCGAGTGA
- the moaA gene encoding GTP 3',8-cyclase MoaA, with the protein MSRRSLPLAPSGESRIAVAEQAPRRPEGWGEQGIALTDAHGRRITYLRASITDRCNMACVYCMPPGGEDEHAMRSDVLAFEELVAITRALATGGVRRVRLTGGEPLARRDVVRLVAMLRAGTPIEALAMTTNGARLTTLARPLREAGLDEVNVSIDSLDRDRFRAITRGGDLDEVLAGVHAALDAGMVVKINCVALGGLNDDELGAIVDWAWSIGIVPRFIELMPIGEAAALPRERFVAAREIVSRLGARVAPDASATKPDGKGPARYLAAADGSGREVGFITAVSDEFCGGCNRVRITSRGELRACLASRRAVSLRDLVREGASDLDVLWATAWSLGVKDTGHHFADVHADEHERVGMSLIGG; encoded by the coding sequence ATGAGCCGCCGCAGCCTGCCGCTCGCGCCGTCCGGCGAATCGCGCATCGCGGTCGCCGAGCAGGCGCCGCGGAGGCCCGAGGGCTGGGGCGAGCAGGGCATCGCGCTCACGGACGCGCACGGTCGGCGCATCACCTACCTGCGCGCATCGATCACCGACCGCTGCAACATGGCGTGCGTCTACTGCATGCCCCCGGGCGGCGAGGACGAGCACGCGATGCGCAGCGACGTGCTCGCGTTCGAGGAGCTCGTCGCGATCACCCGCGCGCTCGCGACCGGGGGCGTGCGCCGCGTGAGGCTCACGGGCGGGGAGCCGCTCGCGAGACGGGACGTGGTCCGTCTCGTCGCGATGCTGCGCGCGGGCACGCCGATCGAAGCGCTCGCGATGACGACGAACGGCGCGCGCCTCACGACGCTCGCGCGCCCGCTGCGCGAGGCGGGCCTCGACGAGGTGAACGTGTCGATCGACAGCCTCGATCGTGATCGCTTCCGCGCGATCACGCGCGGCGGGGATCTCGACGAGGTGCTCGCCGGCGTGCACGCAGCGCTCGACGCGGGAATGGTCGTGAAGATCAACTGCGTCGCGCTCGGCGGGCTCAACGACGACGAGCTCGGCGCGATCGTCGACTGGGCGTGGTCGATCGGCATCGTGCCGCGCTTCATCGAGCTGATGCCGATCGGCGAGGCCGCCGCGCTGCCGCGCGAGCGGTTCGTCGCGGCGCGCGAGATCGTCTCGCGGCTCGGGGCGCGCGTGGCGCCCGACGCGAGCGCGACGAAGCCCGACGGCAAGGGCCCCGCGCGGTACCTGGCGGCGGCCGACGGATCGGGGCGCGAGGTCGGCTTCATCACCGCGGTGAGCGACGAGTTCTGCGGTGGATGCAACCGAGTGCGGATCACGAGCCGCGGCGAGCTGCGCGCGTGCCTGGCGTCGCGCCGCGCGGTGTCGCTGCGTGATCTCGTGCGCGAGGGCGCGAGCGATCTCGACGTGCTGTGGGCGACCGCGTGGTCGCTCGGCGTGAAGGACACCGGGCACCACTTCGCCGACGTGCATGCGGACGAGCACGAGCGCGTCGGCATGAGCCTGATCGGCGGCTGA
- a CDS encoding phosphate/phosphite/phosphonate ABC transporter substrate-binding protein produces the protein MTTLVLAVGPIALDAEGERVRAGLAAALGRALQIEVEVRPALTYRELLGWVGRREVQLAWLGPALFVQAHARFGVEPLVRMEREGRASFRGALFVREDAGITTPEQLAGKRVAWVDPDSCAGFLFPRIALAQRGLDPDRLFADMRILGSHGAVVAAVASRQVDAGATFVEHASPDDPTTPIARAGWSGADVPMRAVLTSDPIPGDVIAATRVLDERWRARIVDVLESLDREPDGATAMRSLFQAARLVRATSDDYAPVRDALRAAGVKI, from the coding sequence TTGACGACGCTCGTCCTCGCCGTCGGTCCGATCGCGCTCGACGCGGAAGGAGAACGCGTCCGTGCGGGCCTCGCCGCCGCGCTCGGTCGCGCGCTCCAGATCGAGGTCGAGGTCCGCCCCGCGCTCACGTATCGCGAGCTCCTCGGGTGGGTCGGTCGCCGCGAGGTGCAGCTCGCCTGGCTCGGTCCTGCGCTCTTCGTGCAGGCCCATGCGCGCTTCGGCGTCGAGCCGCTGGTGCGCATGGAGCGCGAGGGGCGCGCGTCGTTCCGCGGCGCGCTCTTCGTACGCGAAGACGCCGGCATCACGACGCCCGAGCAGCTCGCGGGCAAGCGGGTGGCGTGGGTCGATCCCGACTCGTGCGCGGGGTTCCTCTTCCCGCGGATCGCGCTCGCGCAGCGCGGTCTCGATCCCGATCGGCTCTTCGCCGACATGCGCATCCTCGGCAGCCACGGCGCGGTGGTCGCGGCGGTCGCCTCGCGGCAGGTCGACGCCGGCGCGACGTTCGTCGAGCACGCCTCGCCCGACGATCCCACCACGCCGATCGCGCGCGCCGGGTGGAGCGGGGCGGACGTCCCGATGCGCGCGGTGCTCACGAGCGATCCGATCCCCGGCGACGTGATCGCGGCCACGCGCGTGCTCGACGAGCGGTGGCGCGCACGCATCGTCGACGTGCTCGAGTCGCTCGACCGCGAGCCCGACGGCGCGACCGCGATGCGCTCGTTGTTCCAGGCCGCGCGGCTGGTGCGCGCGACGAGCGACGACTACGCGCCGGTGCGCGACGCGCTGCGCGCCGCGGGCGTGAAGATCTGA